A window of the Clupea harengus chromosome 8, Ch_v2.0.2, whole genome shotgun sequence genome harbors these coding sequences:
- the LOC105905986 gene encoding eukaryotic peptide chain release factor subunit 1, with protein sequence MADDPTAADRNVEIWKIKKLIKSLEAARGNGTSMISLIIPPKDQISRVAKMLADEFGTASNIKSRVNRLSVLGAITSVQQRLKLYNKVPHNGLVVYCGTIVTEEGKEKKVNIDFEPFKPINTSLYLCDNKFHTEALTALLSDDSKFGFIVIDGSGALFGTLQGNTREVLHKFTVDLPKKHGRGGQSALRFARLRMEKRHNYVRKVAETACQLYVSNDKVNVAGLVLAGSADFKTELSQSDMFDPRLQAKVLKLVDISYGGENGFNQAIELSAEVLSNVKFIQEKKLIGRYFDEISQDTGKYCFGVEDTLKALEMGAAEILVVYENLDTMRYVLRCHGAESTGTENDEKTLFLTPEQEKDKSHFSDKETGQEHELIESMPLLEWFANNYKRFGATLEIVTDKSQEGSQFVKGFGGIGGLLRYRVDFQGMDYTGADDEFFDLDDY encoded by the exons ATGGCGGACGACCCCACCGCAGCAGACAGAAACGTGGAGATCTGGAAGATTAAGAAGTTGATCAAAAGTCTTGAAGCTGCCAGAGG GAATGGCACGAGTATGATCTCTCTCATCATTCCTCCGAAGGACCAGATTTCTCGAGTGGCCAAGATGTTGGCTGATGAATTTGGCACAGCCTCCAATATCAAAAGCAGAGTCAACCGGCTCTCTGTGCTCGGAGCCATCACGTCTGTACAACAGAGACTCAAGCTCTACAACAAAG TGCCACACAATGGCTTGGTGGTGTATTGTGGAACCATTGTGACAGAAGAGGGCAAAGAGAAAAAAGTCAACATCGACTTTGAGCCTTTCAAACCAATCAACACATCCTTGTATCTGTGCGATAACAAATTCCACACTGAG GCTCTTACCGCCTTGCTGTCAGATGACAGTAAATTTGGCTTCATTGTGATTGATGGGAGTGGTGCACTCTTTGGGACTCTCCAGGGAAACACTAGAGAAGTGCTTCACAAGTTCACTGTGGACCTTCCCAAAAAGCATG GTAGAGGAGGTCAGTCTGCCTTGCGTTTCGCCCGTCTGAGAATGGAGAAGAGGCACAACTACGTACGCAAAGTAGCCGAGACTGCGTGTCAGCTCTACGTTTCCAATGACAAGGTCAACGTCGCCGGCCTGGTGCTCGCCGGATCGGCGGACTTCAAGACGGAACTAAGCCAGTCGGACATGTTTGATCCG AGGTTACAAGCAAAGGTCCTGAAGCTGGTGGACATCTCGTACGGAGGAGAGAACGGTTTCAACCAGGCCATTGAGCTCTCTGCCGAGgtcttgtccaatgtcaagttcATACAGGAGAAGAAACTGATCG GAAGATACTTTGATGAGATCAGTCAGGACACGGGGAAGTACTGCTTTGGTGTGGAGGACACCCTGAAGGCTTTGGAAATGGGAGCCGCGGAGATCCTCGTAGTCTACGAGAACCTGGACACCATGCGTTACGTTCTGCGATGCCATGGTGCCGAAAGCACTGGAACAGAGAATG ATGAGAAGACATTGTTTTTGACCCCAGAGCAAGAGAAGGACAAATCTCACTTCTCAGACAAAGAG ACAGGACAAGAGCACGAGCTGATTGAAAGCATGCCTCTGCTGGAGTGGTTTGCCAACAACTACAAGAGATTTGGAGCCACACTGGAGATAGTCACCGACAAGAGCCAAGAGGGGTCACAGTTTGTTAAAGGCTTTGGGGGGATCGGGG GGCTATTGCGTTACCGGGTGGATTTCCAGGGAATGGATTACACGGGCGCAGATGATGAGTTCTTTGATTTGGATGACTACTAG